The genomic region TTGCACTGGCCCGACCGGGCCTTGCCGCTGTTTGCAGAAAGTTCCACGGTGTTTCGTGATCTGCCGCCGGGGCCGGAAAACCCGATCGAGGAAACCCTCGCCGCGCTGCAGGATCTGGTGGCCGCCGGCAAGGTGCGCCATGTCGGCCTGTCCAACGAAACCGCCTGGGGCACCACGCGGTTTCTCGCCGCCGCCGCGGCCGGGCATGGGCCGCGGGTGGTGAGCATCCAGAACGCCTATCACCTGCTCAATCGGACTTTCGAGATCGGGCTGGCCGAGATCGCCCTGCGCGAGCAGGTCGGGCTGCTGGCCTATTCGCCGCTTGCCCAGGGCTACCTGACCGGCAAGTACCGCAACGGCAGCCTGCCGCCCGGTGCCCGCGCCACCCTCTTCGGACGGACCCAGCGCTACCAGAAACCCGGAGTGAGCGAGGCGATCGAGCGCTACCTGCGGCTGGCCGACGACATCGGCGTGCCGCCGGCGCAGCTTGCGCTGGCCTTCGTGCTGACCCGAAAATTCGTGACCTCGGTGATCATCGGCGCCACCACGCCGGCACAATTGGCCGAGAACCTCGGC from Rhodovastum atsumiense harbors:
- a CDS encoding aldo/keto reductase, with amino-acid sequence MEYRPLGRTDLRVSALCLGTMTWGQQNTEQEGHAQLDVARERGLNFLDTAESYSIPPRAETQGSTERIIGTWLKSRGGRDKVVIATKVSGRSTSTYLRPGGAHPELNRANIHHAVEGSLRRLQTDYIDLYQLHWPDRALPLFAESSTVFRDLPPGPENPIEETLAALQDLVAAGKVRHVGLSNETAWGTTRFLAAAAAGHGPRVVSIQNAYHLLNRTFEIGLAEIALREQVGLLAYSPLAQGYLTGKYRNGSLPPGARATLFGRTQRYQKPGVSEAIERYLRLADDIGVPPAQLALAFVLTRKFVTSVIIGATTPAQLAENLGVLDRTIITPEVEAVIDAIHQVHSNPAP